TTAGACACGACGATAATGTAGTGGTGTATTTGAATGAAGAGAAAATTTACGAAGTAGAAGGCTGGACAGATGACTTTAAATATATTCCTATAGATGAAGCTGTAATAGCCAAGTTAAAACCTACGAATAATGTGTTGGCTGTGTATGTAAAAAATACTGCCGGTGGCAGATGGCTAGATGCAGGTTTGGTGAGAGAAGCCGATCAGAAAGTAGAGGTAAATTTGGCTAAGCAAAGTTCTGTGAAATTGGAAGCGAATAGTACTTACTATACATTTACTTGTGGCCCTGTAAACTTGGATGTAACGTTTACTTCTCCATTACTTATGGATAATCTTGATTTAATGAGCAGACCAGTAACTTATATTTCTGTAAAAGCTAAATCGATAAACAAGGAGGCTCATGATGTAAAAGTTTATGTCGGAGCTTCTAGTAATATTGCAGTAAATAATCCATCGCAAAATGTTGAGGCATGGCAATACAAGGCTAACGATTTGGCTATTTTAAAGACTGGAACACAGGAACAGCCAATGTTAAAAACCAAAGGAGACAATGTAAAAATAGATTGGGGATACTTTTATGTAGCCACTCCCGACTCAAAAAATGTAAAGCAATACACCAGTTCTTTGAGTGATGCTTTGAGTTCTTTTGCGATAGAGCATACATCTGTAAAGGCAGAAAACAAAGGCAGAAACATTGTTTTAAACACAGTAGTTGATTTAGAAAAAGTAAGTAGCAAGCCAAAAGAACAATTGTTTATGTTGGCTTATGATGAGTTGTATTCAGTGCAGTATTTTGAAGATACACTGCAACCTTGGTGGAAAACAACTTCTATAAGTGAAATGGATGATTTGCTAAAAGTGGCTAAAAATGAATACAAGTCTATTATTAGCAAATGCAATGCTTTTGATGCTAAAGTTTATAAAGATTTAGAGAAAGTTGGCGGTAAAAAATATGCAGAATTATGTGTGCTTTCTTACAGACAAGCAATCTCAGCACATACACTTGTAAAGAGCCCTAAAGATGAAATTCTATTCTTGTCTAAAGAAAATTTTAGTAATGGTTCTATCAATACGGTAGATGTAACCTATCCTTCGGCACCATTATTCTTAATCTACAATCCTGATTTGTTAAAGGGAATGTTGAATGGAATCTTTGAATACTCTGAGACAGGCAAGTGGAAAAAGCCATTTCCGGCACATGATTTAGGTACTTATCCAATTGCAACTGGTCAAACCTATGGAGAAGATATGCCAGTAGAAGAAGCAGGAAATATGATTATTTTAACGGCTGCCATTGTAAAAGCAGAAGGCAAAGCAGACTATGCTAAAAAGCATTGGGAAACGCTTACCACTTGGGCTGAGTATTTAGGCGACAAAGGCTTTGATCCAGGAAACCAGTTATGTACAGACGATTTTGCTGGACATTTAGCAAGAAATGCCAACCTTTCTTTAAAAGCAATTGTAGGTATTGGTTCTTACGCTTATATGGCCGAAATGCTAGGTCAATCCGAAACAGCTAAAACCTATAAAGAGATGGCAAAATCTATGGTGTCTAAATGGGCAGATTTGGCAGAATCTGGTAATCATTATTCTCTCACTTTTGATAAGAAAGATACTTGGAGCCAAAAATATAATCTCGTTTGGGACAAAGTATTAGAACTGGGCTTGTTTCCAACTAGCATTGCCGAAAAAGAAATTGAATTCTATTTGGCTAATCAGAATAAATATGGTTTACCACTAGATAGTAGAAAAACATACACAAAATCAGATTGGGTTTTATGGTCTGCCACATTGGCTTCTGATAAAAAAGACTTTGAAGCACTAATTAAACCCATTTGGGATTATGCCAACGAAACACCAGTTCGTATTCCGATTAGCGATTGGCACGAAACTACTGACGCTCATGTACTTAACTTTAGAGCTCGCTCAGTAGTAGGAGGTTATTTTATGAAATTGTTAGATGAAAAACTCTGATAGTTAAATGCAAATTATTAGTGAGAAGGCATAGCTTTTTAGTTGTGCCTTTTTTTAATGAATTTTATCAAAAAAACTATAATAAATATCAAAAAAATACCATTAATATTATAAGCAACCAATATCGATAATAAACAACAAACAAATCATGACTAGAGAGGAACAACTCGTTTTTTGTAACCAATGTACAAACCGAAAGCTGGATTTTAAACAAGGCCTTTTATGTGGTCTTACTGGCAACAAAGCAGATTTTGAAGGTGAATGCTCCCAGTTTGTAAAAGACGAAAAAGTAAAGGAAAAGCCATTAGATAATGAACAAGCACTCACCATGGATGATGTATCTCTAAGACTTTCAGGAGATATATTGGAATCTTTAAGAGCAGAGCAAAACTTAGTAAATGGAATAATCGCAGGTATTCTAGTAGGCTTATTAGGTGCAACTGTATGGTGTTTGGTAACAGTGAGTACTGGTTTTCAGATCGGTTACATGGCTGTGGCAATCGGTGCAGGTGTAGGTTTTGGAATTAGATATTTCGGAAAAGGAATTGAGCAGATTTTTGGAATCATTGGAGCAGCAATTGCACTTTTTAGCTGTCTAGTCGGAAACTTTCTATGTATTGTAAGCTATATGGCAGATGCAGAGGGATATTCTTTCTTCGAAACCTTGTTGTATTTCGATTACTCTTACCTACCAGATGTAATGATGGAAACCTTCTCGCCGATGGATGTGGTATTTTATGGCATCGCTTTGTACGAAGGCTATAAGTTTTCTTTTAGAGCAATTACAGAGCAAGATATCGCCAATTTCAAAAACAAAGCAGCCTTAAAAAATAAAACCAATTCTATATGATTAGAAAACTACTATATTTTTTAGGACTTGTATTTATGTTAAGCTCATGTTATAAGGCTGGAATATTAACTTCTTCAGTTCATCCAAATGAGATTAAATATATTCCTTATTTTGAGCCAGTTGTATATGTAAATTATATTCGTGAGAAAAGTATAATGGAGTACGATGATTCTCTTTCAGCAATCTCATATTATAATGTTGATTCAATTTTAACAGCTAAATCTTCTAAATATAGGTTGTCTGAAAAAATAATTGCCAATAATGAACAAGAGCAGGAGAAATTAGATACTGAAATATTTAGTTTAGTTGAAAGCTTGGCAAAACGGAATACTTTATCAAATGTAGTTTTTCCACCAACTGTAAAGAAGGTTATTAAAAGATCTAATAAAAGGTTTGGACTTGCTTTAGTGGAAGTAGGATATATAAGAAGTGATTTCAATTATATTGGTAAGTCTTTTAAAGAAGCCTTATTAGCCCCGTCATATACGGGGTATTATGGTAATTATGTATACAAAGCAAGAACTAAAGTTTATGTTGTAATTTTTGATACCCTACATGATAACCTTGCTTTATATGGAGAATCTTTAGGTATGGATCTAATTGAACCAACAAATTCTAGAGCAGTAACTAAAAAAATAAATAAAATATTTAGAGTCTATTATTAATAAAACATTTCTATCATCCAAGCTGATTGTGCATTTAGCCAATCAGCTTTTTTATTTATTTTTTTGCCGAGATAAACCCTATTAAAAGTCGCTTTCACACCCCTCATCTTATAAAATAACACTGCATATTTGCATCGGGCTATAAAAAACCAACTATCTCGATACATATAACAATGCCTAAATTCATTTTTTAACATGGAAGTACAGAATAACTCAGTTGTTTCTGAAGAAGTAAATGTTCCAGAAGGTTCGATCTGGAAAAATATTAATGATGCCATAAAAGGAACCGATGCTGATTATACGAAGATAGACCTCAAAAAAGCCATTTTATTGCTAGCTGTTCCAATGATTTTGGAGTTAGTAATGGAATCTACTTTTGCAGTAGTTGATATCTATTTTGTAGGACAATTGGGTGCTTCTGCAGTGGCCACAGTTGGATTAACAGAAACCTATTTGTTTTTACTCTATTCAATCGCAATGGGTTTGTCTACTGCTGTAACTGCAATTATTGCCAGAAGAGTTGGTGAAAAGCAAAAAGAAGATGCAGGTAAATCTGCCATACAATCTATTTTTCTGGCAGTACTCATTTCTTTGCCTTTTACAATTGGAGGTATCTTTTTCTCTCAGGAACTTCTAGGTTTAATGGGAGCTGACCAATGGAGCATTGAAAATGGGTACGGCTACACCCAGTGGATGCTTGGAGCAAATTTAGTGATTGTATTGCTATTTGTGATTAATGCGGTATTTAGAGGAGCAGGAGATGCTGCTATCGCTATGCGCGTATTATGGATAGCCAATGGAATAAATATGGTTTTAGACCCACTTTTAATTTTAGGTTGGGGTCCAATTCCCTCATTAGGCATAGAAGGAGCTGCTATAGCTACAACTATTGGTAGAGCAATTGGTGTGGGAGTACAGTTTTGGTTGCTTATAAAAGGAGGTAAACACATCAAAATTACGATGGAGCAGATTTACTGGAATTCTAAAATAGTACTAAACCTAATTAAAACTTCTCTAGGCGGTATTGGGCAAATGATTGTTTCTATGACCTCGTGGATTTTTTTAATGCGCATTATGGCTGATATTGGTAGTGAGGCAGTGGCCGGTTCTACAATTGCTTTGCGTATAATGCTATTTACATTAATGCCAGCTTGGGGGCTTTCAAATGCTGCGGCTACATTAGTAGGGCAAAACCTTGGGGCAAATAATCCAGATAGAGCAGAGTCTACAGTTTGGAAGATTGGTTTTTATAATATGATATTTCTGGTAGCAGTATCTTTCGTCTACTTTTTTTATAATGAAAACCTAATGGCACTCTTCACAGATAATGAAACCGTAATTATGATCGGTGGGGAATGGCTTCAGATATTATCATATTCTTACTTTGTGTATGGTTGGTGGATGGTTTCAGTACAAGCTTTTAATGGTTCTGGAGACACAAAAACACCAACATTATTAAACATTGTTTTTTTCTGGATGATCCAGATTCCACTATCTTATTGGTTGGCAATTGAGCTCGATTGGAAGTACTCAGGCGTGTTTTGGGGCGTATTTTTCTCAGAAACGGCTGTAGGCTTATTTACACTTTGGTTGTTTAAAAAAGGTAAATGGAAAACTACTACGGTATAAATGAATTGATTCTTGTACATTATGACTTATAAACCTGAAGTGAAACTCAGGTTTTATTTTTTACACCTAAAAGTGTAGAAAAAGTGTTGAATAAAATCCACACTTTTGTGGATTTTGAACTACACAATTTCACAAATTCAAATAATAGAGATTCTTCTAGTTTAATTAGCAATTTTTTAAATCGCCTTTTTGATGATCTCAAGCCATATTTAAATAAATGTAAATATTCTGATTGGTATGTGGCACAAAAGTTTATCTATAAATGCCAAATAGAAGATAGATTTCACTACTAACATACATTAATCAATCATATTAATTGGCTAAATAATTAAATGGAATCTATTAACATACTAACATTAGAAATTACGGAGGTGGATAATACTAATTTGAATCCTCCATACAAAGCAGCGCTATTACTAGGCTTAATTGGTAGTACATTTTCTACTTTGTTTATCATATTTGGTTTAGGTAGAATTGGGGAAAATCCCTTAGTAGACTGGATGAATATAGGTGTATCCTATTTTGATCAATCAATTATTAGTGCAAATCTAGGTTGGGAAGTATTAATGGCTGGAGTATTTATGCATCAAACTGCAGATATGCTTTGGGCTTTTGCTTTTTTCGGCCTATTATGGTTTTACACTAGAAAGTTAACTCCACTACAAATATTGATTGTAAGCATTCCGTGGGCAGTACTTGCTGCAGCAGTAGAATATTATATCGTAGCAAATTGGTTACAACCGTTAGGTTCTATGCCTTTCTGGACTGCAATTCTTGTACATGTAGTATCAGGTTCAGTTTATCCTGTTTTTCCTTTAATTAGAAAATGGATGGGGCATGCAAATTTAAAATATGTAAACTTTGCTGAAGAGTGGTCTATTGTAATATGTGTTGGTATGCTTGCTTTTGGTATGCTTTGGGCAATGGGAAATTATAAATTGATTGTAAATAATCAATTTACCAATATATCTAAAAGCAGACCTGAAGTAGAGATTGTACAAGGTGTAACAGCCCAGCAATCTGTAAGTATCGATCTCTTGCGAAAAAGTATTCGCCAATGAGTTGAGCGGCTGCAACAATCAATCTTCTAGAAATTAATTATATGCCTAAATAATTGATTTACCAGAAGTTCAATTTAACTGAAAGACGACTAACACAATGAATCAAATAATACAAAAGGAATCTAAATCCTCATACATTCAAGAAACTGCGAGTAAGTTTTTAGATCGAGAAACCGCAGGTGGCTTAATACTCATTGTAGCTACCATATTGGCTTTAATAATTGGTAACTCTTCTTGGGCAGAAACTTATCATCACATTCTTGAAGAAAAATTTCTTTTTGGTTTTTCAGATTCACTTACTTTTGAACTTACCATAGAACAATGGATTAACGATGGCTTAATGGTCATCTTCTTTTTGGTAGCAGGCTTAGAGTTAAAGCGTGAGATTCTAGTTGGCGAACTTTCATCTTTTAAAAAAGCTTCTATGCCACTGCTAGCTGCTATTGGTGGTATGCTAATGCCGGCAGTAATCTATACAATTTTTAATGTAGGTTCTGAAAATGCACATGGTTGGGGGGTACCCATGGCAACAGATATTGCTTACTCATTAGGTATAATTGGTTTATTGGGCAAAAGAGTGCCTACACAAGTTAAAACATTTTTAATTGCCTTAGCCATTGCCGACGATTTGGGAGCCATTCTGGTTATCGCCTTTTTCTATAGTAGTGATATTAGCTGGTTGCATTTAGGTATTTCTGGTGGACTTTTCGTAATGCTGATGGCTATGAACAAGTTCGGTTTTAAAAGCCTTTTCTGGTATATTCCCATAGGTATTGTGCTTTGGTATTTTACTTTAAAAGGAGGTATTCACCCAACAATTGCTGGTGTATTGTTTGCGATTTCAATTCCGGTAAAGCCGAAATTAGATAGTAAAATTCTGAAAGATAGAACGGTGCAAAATGTGGAGAAACTCGAACATACAGACATAGAGCACCGAGACCCAATGCAAGATATTGAGCAGAGAGAGATTTTAGAAAACATGAAAAAAGATACCAATAAATCTCGTCCACCTCTCATCAAATTAGAAAATGCCCTTATAGAATTCAATACCTTTTTTGTAATTCCGATCTTTGCAATTGCTAATGCAGGTGTTGCGCTAGATATAAATATTATAGAAGTAATTACTGGCTCTGTTGGTTTAGGAATTATTCTAGGCTTAATTGTAGGTAAGGCTTTGGGTATTAGTTTATTCTCTTATATAGGTTATAAACTTGGCATTGCCGAATTAAACAAGTCTATCAGTTGGGGGCACATTTTAGGAATTGGTTTTATAGCAGGTATCGGATTCACCATGTCTATATTTATTACCAACTTGGCATTTTACGATGCTGAAGTAGTGAAGCTATCAAAAATTAGTATTTTAATAGCCTCACTTGTAGCAGTAGTTAATGGACTTATCACAATGCTTATTGTAAAACCCAAAGAAACGGCAACTTAACTTATTCCGATTTTAAGTAATCTATCGGCTTGTTTGAGCTAGTTTTAATGGTTTGAAAACTTACTGTAGCCACAGTAATAAGCAGTAAAATTACAGCAGGTATTACAAAGATGAGCCAGCCCAGATTTACTTTAAAAGCAAAGCTATTAAGCCATTCTTGTGCAACAAAGTAAACAACAGGCAAAGTAATTACATTGCTAAAGATGATCAGCTTTACCAAGTCTCTGGAAAAGAGCAAGATCATTCCTCTAATTTTTGCACCCAATACTTTTCGTACTGCAATTTCTTTGGTTCTTTGAGTAATCATAAAGGTAGAAAGGCCAAATAAACCTAAGGCAGCTACTATTAACGCAAGGCTAGAGAAAAAGCCGAATACTTTACCAAATTGCTGATCAGCAGTATATTGTTTGTTAAAGAAATCGTCTAAGAAAAAGTATTCAAATTTATTCCCCGGAAATTTCTCTTTGTATTCTTGCTCTATGTAACTGATCGTTTCTGGCAGATTTTGCATTTTAAGATTGATCGTAAAATACTCTCCCAAATAAACAGGCACCGGAAAATAGATTATTGGATCGTAATCGCTTCTTAAAGACCTTTGATGATAGTTGTCTAATACACCAACAATTTCTCCTTTTCTATCCGCTGGCCCTAATGTAAAATGAATAAGTTGGTTAATCGCATCTTCAGGCTTACTAAAACCTAGATCGTTTATAGCCTTTTTATTTAACATTACTGGTATTGGCTCTTTTCGATTGTCTATAGGATTAAGATTGTCATTATCATTAAAATTTCTACCTGCTAAGAGTGAGAGCCCGAAAGTTTCTATAAAATTTTTATTCGTATAAAAATGATAAATTGTTTTATCAGCATCACTTGTCTCATCGATCTTTCTCATCCCATTTAATTGAGAAATTTCTTCACCGGGGATGTTTTTAGTAGGAGCAAAGTTGTTTATTTCGGCATGTTCAAATAAAGCTGTTTGAAATGTTTCAAACCTATTTAGCATCGTTGAGTCACCCACTCTTGGAGATTGCACAATTAAAAGCTGATCTTGTGCATAACCCAAATCTTGTTTTCTCATAAACTCAACTTGTTTATAAACCAAAAGGGTTCCAGCAATGAGTGCAACAGAAATCGTAAACTGAAATCCAACTAAAAACTTTCTTAATATGATGCCTCTCTTAGATCGATAAAACTTGCCTTTTAAAACGGTAGCTTCTTTAAATGAAGAAAGTACAAAAGCAGGATAAAGGCTTGCAAAGAAAGAACCTAAAATAAATATAGCAGCTAATACACCCCAGAAAAGCGGCTCTTGAAAAAGCAATATATCT
This genomic window from Chondrinema litorale contains:
- a CDS encoding glutaminase family protein, encoding MKNNFFRLAQKISCALGVLLLYANLVSAQELRAPAYPLVTHNPYFSIWSMGDKLNETNTKHWTGTDHALTGLINVDGKIYRFMGGDVKEYISVLPTSEDKDYTVQYIDHAPKDNNWAKVDYKTTDWKEGKAPFGDQPNNVNTVWKTENLVTRRVFDLTDKEKKKLFLKLRHDDNVVVYLNEEKIYEVEGWTDDFKYIPIDEAVIAKLKPTNNVLAVYVKNTAGGRWLDAGLVREADQKVEVNLAKQSSVKLEANSTYYTFTCGPVNLDVTFTSPLLMDNLDLMSRPVTYISVKAKSINKEAHDVKVYVGASSNIAVNNPSQNVEAWQYKANDLAILKTGTQEQPMLKTKGDNVKIDWGYFYVATPDSKNVKQYTSSLSDALSSFAIEHTSVKAENKGRNIVLNTVVDLEKVSSKPKEQLFMLAYDELYSVQYFEDTLQPWWKTTSISEMDDLLKVAKNEYKSIISKCNAFDAKVYKDLEKVGGKKYAELCVLSYRQAISAHTLVKSPKDEILFLSKENFSNGSINTVDVTYPSAPLFLIYNPDLLKGMLNGIFEYSETGKWKKPFPAHDLGTYPIATGQTYGEDMPVEEAGNMIILTAAIVKAEGKADYAKKHWETLTTWAEYLGDKGFDPGNQLCTDDFAGHLARNANLSLKAIVGIGSYAYMAEMLGQSETAKTYKEMAKSMVSKWADLAESGNHYSLTFDKKDTWSQKYNLVWDKVLELGLFPTSIAEKEIEFYLANQNKYGLPLDSRKTYTKSDWVLWSATLASDKKDFEALIKPIWDYANETPVRIPISDWHETTDAHVLNFRARSVVGGYFMKLLDEKL
- a CDS encoding MATE family efflux transporter gives rise to the protein MEVQNNSVVSEEVNVPEGSIWKNINDAIKGTDADYTKIDLKKAILLLAVPMILELVMESTFAVVDIYFVGQLGASAVATVGLTETYLFLLYSIAMGLSTAVTAIIARRVGEKQKEDAGKSAIQSIFLAVLISLPFTIGGIFFSQELLGLMGADQWSIENGYGYTQWMLGANLVIVLLFVINAVFRGAGDAAIAMRVLWIANGINMVLDPLLILGWGPIPSLGIEGAAIATTIGRAIGVGVQFWLLIKGGKHIKITMEQIYWNSKIVLNLIKTSLGGIGQMIVSMTSWIFLMRIMADIGSEAVAGSTIALRIMLFTLMPAWGLSNAAATLVGQNLGANNPDRAESTVWKIGFYNMIFLVAVSFVYFFYNENLMALFTDNETVIMIGGEWLQILSYSYFVYGWWMVSVQAFNGSGDTKTPTLLNIVFFWMIQIPLSYWLAIELDWKYSGVFWGVFFSETAVGLFTLWLFKKGKWKTTTV
- the nhaA gene encoding Na+/H+ antiporter NhaA; this encodes MNQIIQKESKSSYIQETASKFLDRETAGGLILIVATILALIIGNSSWAETYHHILEEKFLFGFSDSLTFELTIEQWINDGLMVIFFLVAGLELKREILVGELSSFKKASMPLLAAIGGMLMPAVIYTIFNVGSENAHGWGVPMATDIAYSLGIIGLLGKRVPTQVKTFLIALAIADDLGAILVIAFFYSSDISWLHLGISGGLFVMLMAMNKFGFKSLFWYIPIGIVLWYFTLKGGIHPTIAGVLFAISIPVKPKLDSKILKDRTVQNVEKLEHTDIEHRDPMQDIEQREILENMKKDTNKSRPPLIKLENALIEFNTFFVIPIFAIANAGVALDINIIEVITGSVGLGIILGLIVGKALGISLFSYIGYKLGIAELNKSISWGHILGIGFIAGIGFTMSIFITNLAFYDAEVVKLSKISILIASLVAVVNGLITMLIVKPKETAT